TCAGGTTGAGTGAAAAAACCAATGGAAAGTATTTTTACACCATAATTTTCTATGGGTTTCATTTTACTTTTGCCCCCACTATTTACCGAAAGTGGTTTTTCCATGGCAACATCAAACATTATGGGGATTGAAGGTCCGTAAATATCGGCATCCAAAACACCGACCTTAAAACCCATTTTGGAAAGTGTAACTGCCAAATTTGCCGCAACTGTAGATTTGCCAACACCGCCTTTTCCGGACGCTACAGCGATTATATTTTGGATTCCAGGAATTGGTTTTCCTTTAATTAAATTAGGGTTTTGTGGTTTTGTGGGTGCTTCTACTTTTATATTTACTTGTACTTTGGCATTTGCATCCACTTTTTCGTGAATGGTTTTAATAACATCTGCCTCGGCGCGTTTTTTTATATGAAGTGCTGGCGTGGAAAGTTTCAAGTCCACGATAATTTCATCTGCGAAAGTCACCACGTTTTGCACAGCGCCACTCTCCACCATATTTTTTCCTTCACCTGAAACGGTAATATTTTCAAGGGCTTGAAGGATATCTTGTTTTGAAATGCTCATTTTTTATCTGTAATATTTAGATTGATTCTAAAGTGCAAATATAATGGGAATACTTCGGAAAACGAAGCCGTAGGATTGAAATGATTTATGGCTGGATAGTTAGAATTTTAGATTGCTGGAATATTAGTTTTCTGAAGTTTTTGAATTTCCAATTATTTGTAAATTTTTAAAAATTAGGAAATAAATCAGAGTTCCTTCATTGGGTCCCAAAAATACTTCTCAAAATTTTGTATTTTATTTTCCACAACTTCAACACCCTCACTCTCTAAAAGTTGCTGCATCAAATTTGTGCCTTGAAAATGATGTTTACCTGTTAGCAAGCCATTTCGGTTTACAACCCTATGTGCCGGAACATCTTTTTTTACACTTCCGTTCATTGCCCAGCCTACCATTCTGGCACTTCCCGAGGCGCCCAGATAGTTTGCGATTGCGCCATAGGATGTCACTCTTCCATAAGGAATTAATTTTGCTATTTCATAGACTTTTTCAAAAAAACCTTCATGGGCCATTTTTAGATCTGTCTTAAAATTTTGAAGAATGTAATTATGGAAATGACCGCTGTAACCAGCCCAATAACATAATTCATATTTAACTTTAGTTTTCGAGAATCTTCTTTTGGCCTAAAGAACTGCACATATAGTGCAAGGCTCGAAAAAGTGCCTATGCCAGAAGCTATAACAGCTACCAAAAGTTGCGGTTGTGTAAAAGAAAATGCGCCAAAGGCTGAAAAAGTAATGCTGAGGTACATCCAGTATGGCAATGGAAGCAGGTTGAGCATTGCTATAAAAATTCCTAAAAAGAAACGATTTTTTTTTGAGTTTTCGCCGTGGTCGCGAAATTCCCTGCGCGTATCTTTTGCTATAAAAATAAAGTAAATGGTAAGGCTTATGAAAATGCCCAAAGCCACCTTTTGAAGCATACTTACAATCTCGGGATGTTTGCCTATATAGCGTGCAAAAATCAAAGCTATGTATGTTTGCAACATAACGGTAATGCACACACCTACTGAAAAAAGCAGGCCTCTCTTCCTGCCTTCTTTCATGCTTATCTTGGCAGCGTACATATTTATTAAACCAGGTGGAAGTACCCCAATAAATGACCCAAAAAATCCTATGATTAAATTATAAAAAAGAGCCATTTAGGGCGGTTGTTTCTGTGAATATACTGAAATTATTTCTAACGGAATTTAAACCGGATGTAAGTGATTTTTTTTCCTATCTCAAGATATTGCTGTTCATAAAAGGTTTGAATGTTCGTTACAGCTTCTGGAGTTCCTTGGCTTCCATATACATCGTGATGGGCGTATTCAATTTCTTCTTCCAAACCATGGAGCAGCCCGAGGGTGTAGCCGTGCATAAATTCACTGTCGGTCTTTAGGTGAACCACACCATTGGGCTTTAATATTTTTTTATATTTCCGAAGAAAATCTTTGTTGGTTAAACGGTGTTTGGTACGTTTATACTTTATTTGTGGATCGGGAAAAGTTATCCAGATTTCCGCTACTTCGCTCTCTTCAAATATAAGATCCACAAGTTCAATCTGTG
The Aequorivita iocasae genome window above contains:
- a CDS encoding MGMT family protein, which encodes MAHEGFFEKVYEIAKLIPYGRVTSYGAIANYLGASGSARMVGWAMNGSVKKDVPAHRVVNRNGLLTGKHHFQGTNLMQQLLESEGVEVVENKIQNFEKYFWDPMKEL
- a CDS encoding lysine transporter LysE, with the translated sequence MYAAKISMKEGRKRGLLFSVGVCITVMLQTYIALIFARYIGKHPEIVSMLQKVALGIFISLTIYFIFIAKDTRREFRDHGENSKKNRFFLGIFIAMLNLLPLPYWMYLSITFSAFGAFSFTQPQLLVAVIASGIGTFSSLALYVQFFRPKEDSRKLKLNMNYVIGLVTAVISIITFFKILRQI
- the trmB gene encoding tRNA (guanosine(46)-N7)-methyltransferase TrmB; its protein translation is MGSKNKLRRFKENETFDNVVQPSREEVLSDALKLKGNWSKKFFKNENPLVLELGCGKGEYSVNLAKAYPDVNFLGIDIKGARFWRGAKTALEENLNNVGFLRTQIELVDLIFEESEVAEIWITFPDPQIKYKRTKHRLTNKDFLRKYKKILKPNGVVHLKTDSEFMHGYTLGLLHGLEEEIEYAHHDVYGSQGTPEAVTNIQTFYEQQYLEIGKKITYIRFKFR